Genomic window (Pseudomonadota bacterium):
AAACCCGATCTTCCACCTCAATGCGAACGATTTCAGGAATTTTCAAGCCCGGTTTTCGCCCCTCCAGTAGACAACGCCGCGCCTCGCCATCAATGGTTAAATGCACCGGCTGACCGCCGGCCAGGGCCTGACTTCGAGCTTGGCGACAGAGGCTGACAAACTGCTGAACAAAGGCTTTGGGCCGCCGTCGCCCTAGACCCCGACCGAGGCTGGTGGTAATCAGGGAAACACCCAGGGCCATAAGCACCATGACCACAATCAGTTCCAGCAAGGTAAAGCCACGGCGGCTGCCGGGCAACGAAGAAGATGGAACTTTTACGAAGCCATCAGAAAGTGATATCATTGATTCCCAATATCGCTGAAAGCATGGAGATAACCACGGCGCCGATGATCAACCCCATCAATAAAATGGCAATCGGTTCCACCAGTGCCAGGTAGCGTTTTATCCTGATTTCGATGGTCCGATCCAGCTCACTGGCCGCTGTTTCCAACATCTTGCCGATCTGGCCGGTTTCCTCCCCCAGGGTCACCATCTGGACCATTTTGACCGGGAAAAGCCCCCCTTCCCGCATCAGCTGACTGATTCTTTTGCCGGTTTTCACCTGCTGGTAAATCCGGTCGATATCAAGACGAATCATGCTGTTGGCTACCACTTTGCCGGAAATATCAATGGCCTTGAGCAACGGCACGCCGCTTAAAATCAAGGTTCCCAGGGTCCGGGCAAAACGGCTCACCTGGATATCAAGCCCCAGAGAACCCAGACCAGGCAAACGCAGAGATAGACGATCCAGAAAGCTTTTTCCCTTGGGTGTACGAGCCAGTCGACGTCCGCCAAAGATAAACACCGCAAGCAAGGCCAGTAATATCAGCCACCAGCGCTGGAGAAAATGGCTGGCCGACATCAATATTCGGGTTGAAAGGGGCAGCTGCTGGCCCAGGTCAGCGAAAATATCGGCAAAACGAGGAACCACAAAACCGACAATGATCAGAATGGAAAGAAAACCCACCGACAACAAAATAGACGGATAGATTGAACTGGAAATGATATAACGACGAACTTCTTCCGACTGTTCGAGAAATTCTCCCAGTTTGGTCAGAATCTGGGGCAGAATGCCGCCGGCTTCCCCGGCCCGGACCATATTGACATACAGGTTGTTGAACTCCTGGGGTCGGTCAGCCATCGCGGTCGAAAGGTTTTTTCCTCCCTGCAGTGAGGTCCGCAGATATTGGGCCGTTTCCCGGGTTGACTGATCACCCGCCACTTCCATAAGGATTGCCAGCGCCCGATCCACCGGCACATCCTCCCGGGTGAGGTGGGCCAGTTCCCGGGTAAAATCAAGCAGCTGGGACTTTCCCATACCGGTTTTCGCTCGCCATTGAAAACCTTTTTGCGCCGGTTTTCTTACTTTTCCCGAAGCATCGAGCCAACGGATAAGGGTCAAGCCCTGCCGCTGCAGACGCAAAAGCAACTCTTCCCGATCCGGGGCCTCAGCAGCATCAACAAGCCGCTCACCCCGGGAATTCATCACCTCGTAACTGAATTGTGGCATGGAAAAAAGGTTTAAGGTTAAAGGTTAGTAAACATTGGGTGCTACTTCAAAATTGTCTCGATGTGGGGACAGAATTCAATTCTGTCCCCGTGCGAAGCAGGGCGAAGCATAGGTGCAAACCATTGCGACAAGCAGGCGAAGCATTTAAAAACACTCTCACTGAGCTCACAAAGCCACTAAGAAACCAGCCATTTGCCATCTGTGGCTCGGTGTCTCCGTGAGAAATAAGAAAAATTTGCCAATCTACAAACAAAGTCGAATATTTACAAAGGATCCTATCTTGTCACCCGCAGAATTTCCTCATAGGTAGTAATCCCTTGGGCAACCTTGTCGATACCGTCATCACGCAGGGAAGGAATGCCGCCATCTTCCGGGGAACGCCTGAGAGTGTCTTCCAGATTATCACCCCGGGAAATAGCCCGCTTTACCGACTCGTCAAGCAAAAGATATTCATATATCCCGATCCGCCCCCGGTACCCGGTATCACCGCAGGTTTTACAACCCTGTCCACGCTGATAAGCAGGCAGCACCCTGGAAACGGGAATCTGTAATTCCAGTGCCAGTTGTTCCCGCTCGCCGGCAGTCAATTCCACCGTGGCAGCGCAATCCGGACAGACACGACGGACAAGCCGCTGGGCCAGCACGGCAACTACCGCCGAAGCCACCATAAAGCGTTCAACCCCCATATCTTCCAGGCGGGTAATCGCCCCCAGGGAATCGTTGGTATGCAGGGTGGAAAAAACCATGTGACCGGTCAGGGCTGACTGGATGGCAATATCAGCGGTTTCAACGTCCCGGATTTCCCCCACCAGCATAATGTCAGGATCCTGCCGCAGAAAAGAACGCAACAAGCTGGAAAAATCCAGGCCGATAGCCGACTGAACCTGAACCTGGTTGACACCGTCCAGCTGGTATTCCACCGGATCTTCAACGGTAACGATTTTGACATCCGGTTGGTTCAGCGTATTCAAGGCCGCGTAAAGAGTGGTGGTTTTTCCCGAGCCTGTCGGTCCGGTTACCAGGATCATGCCGTAAGGCAGCTTGATGGCCTGTTCAAACTGCCGGCGGATGGTATCGGGAAAACCGAGGCTGTCAAGATCCAGGTTGATTTCATCCTGCCGCAACAATCTCAAGACCAGACTTTCACCGAAAAATGCCGGCACTGATGATACCCGAATATCAATATCATGGCCGTCACTGGTATAGCGAATACGACCGTCCTGGGGCAGACGCATTTCGGCAATATCCATCTTGGCAATCAGTTTAACCCGGGAAATAATCG
Coding sequences:
- a CDS encoding prepilin-type N-terminal cleavage/methylation domain-containing protein, coding for MISLSDGFVKVPSSSLPGSRRGFTLLELIVVMVLMALGVSLITTSLGRGLGRRRPKAFVQQFVSLCRQARSQALAGGQPVHLTIDGEARRCLLEGRKPGLKIPEIVRIEVEDRV
- a CDS encoding type II secretion system F family protein, with the protein product MPQFSYEVMNSRGERLVDAAEAPDREELLLRLQRQGLTLIRWLDASGKVRKPAQKGFQWRAKTGMGKSQLLDFTRELAHLTREDVPVDRALAILMEVAGDQSTRETAQYLRTSLQGGKNLSTAMADRPQEFNNLYVNMVRAGEAGGILPQILTKLGEFLEQSEEVRRYIISSSIYPSILLSVGFLSILIIVGFVVPRFADIFADLGQQLPLSTRILMSASHFLQRWWLILLALLAVFIFGGRRLARTPKGKSFLDRLSLRLPGLGSLGLDIQVSRFARTLGTLILSGVPLLKAIDISGKVVANSMIRLDIDRIYQQVKTGKRISQLMREGGLFPVKMVQMVTLGEETGQIGKMLETAASELDRTIEIRIKRYLALVEPIAILLMGLIIGAVVISMLSAILGINDITF
- a CDS encoding ATPase, T2SS/T4P/T4SS family, whose product is MSVGFKMKDLSNKVRDRLQQLVGGRGKKAREADESAPPVVPVELSLVEELDAADFPETPPDFTGLPVSFMKRFLVLPVEMAADHVVVVMADSLDFSTREIITRTFDQPVIIRRAEAETISQYIYRWYEAEVDMAANEGEGELDLEDQLWDNPEHLKDMASEAPIIRLVNHLITRAVSLNASDIHIEPRKSHVQIRYRIDGVLHNMESINIKLKSAIISRVKLIAKMDIAEMRLPQDGRIRYTSDGHDIDIRVSSVPAFFGESLVLRLLRQDEINLDLDSLGFPDTIRRQFEQAIKLPYGMILVTGPTGSGKTTTLYAALNTLNQPDVKIVTVEDPVEYQLDGVNQVQVQSAIGLDFSSLLRSFLRQDPDIMLVGEIRDVETADIAIQSALTGHMVFSTLHTNDSLGAITRLEDMGVERFMVASAVVAVLAQRLVRRVCPDCAATVELTAGEREQLALELQIPVSRVLPAYQRGQGCKTCGDTGYRGRIGIYEYLLLDESVKRAISRGDNLEDTLRRSPEDGGIPSLRDDGIDKVAQGITTYEEILRVTR